The Setaria viridis chromosome 9, Setaria_viridis_v4.0, whole genome shotgun sequence sequence TCCATTTTGACCATAGCTTTTGGCTCCACCGGTACCAAAAGCATTTGCATTCGTATTTACGCCACTGTAAAACGGATTAGATTCACCAAATCCGTGGCCGCTACCACTACCAACTCCGTAACCACTAGAACCAAAGTAGCCTCCACCTTTTCCACTACCCCAGCCGCCACCGCTACCTCCTGCACTTGACGATCCACCAAATGGGTCTGAACCAGCCAAGCTGGTGCCGGAGCCCGAGCCAGAACCAGCACCATGTCCAGAACCACCATACagtccaccgccgccacctttacctccacctccaccacttcCATGGGCAGAACCCCCATAGTCACCACTCACACCAGATCCAGTACCACTACCAGACCCGGAACCAGCACCATCCATAGATCCACTGCCCTCTCCCCTTCCTGTCCCAGACCCTTCTGAGCTAGAGTACCTAGCTACCCTCGCAGCCTCGCCTAAGCCAATACTTATGAGGACAATGAAGCCTAGAGCTGCAAGCTTCATGCCAGCCATTTTGAGGTGTTGCAATACTTGTGCGCTAAGCCTGAAGTGTTGCATAGGTACTTATAGTTGCGGCCGTGAAGTGCTGCAGGATACTTGTTTCATTCACTTGACAGCTCCTGGCGGTTGGTTTAAGAGTTAAGCTGGAGTTTTCCATAGCAACTGGATCGGCTTACAAGACAATCAACTAGTGAAGCGAGTTGACCTAGCTACACAAGTACATATCGATCGATGCGCGCGTGATTAGTAAATAACGAAGACATCTTGTGCGCTTAGGAAGGAGATATCCGGTGCCACTGCCATGCCAAGCTAGATAGGACTACTAGTGCGCAAACGTTTACCTCGAGAAGTCAAGTCAAGCTGCATCGGTAGGTTGATCCACTGATCGACGATAGACGACAGCACAGTACAAGTTGACATTTTAGCGACGACCTCGAAGTTTGCGGTTGACTGATGATCTCGAGGGCGCGCACGCAGGAACAAGAGCAACCTTGCGGGTCAGGAGAGGTGAAAGGTAGCAGTGGAGGCTTGGAGCGTGAGAGTATAGACGATGCATGCCTGCTTACGTGTTGCTAAATTTACTAGCGCAGTAGTAATAAATGACTAGTGATTAACCAGATCAGATTAAATCGACTTTGGAACTTCTCTTTATTAATCTCTCTGTGTGTGAATGGCAGCCCAGCGGATAGGTTAATTGATGGAGTGGCTGATAAGCACAGCAGCCGATAGAAGTCTACGCCGCCTCTGATCTCCAGCACGTTTGCATCTAAAAAGTACAGCAGCTTCTTAGTGGGCTTCGAGACTCGAGACAGATCTTAACGCATGCAGCAATTGGCCGTAcgtaattagtccatgatttgacaatgtgttgctatagtaaacatttgctaatgatggattaattaggcttaatagattcgtctcgccgtttagcctccacttatgtaatgggttttgtaaatagtctacgtttaatacttctaattagtatctaaacattcgatgtgacacgtgctaaaaataagcaagggaaccaaacgccccctttaTCACTCCATAGATGAACtggtgatgaactgatgatccATCCAAGTTTAAAGCCGTTGTATATACATGAAGATTCCAAGTCTTGTTTCTTCCTTTGGTTTCCTAACTGTTGAACATCAACTCACGAACACAGATATATACACACCACTTGGCCATGTGTCTGATTGTAGCAGTGAATGCAAACTTCTAGGTCGTTGCTGCATTGTCAACTCCTCCCAGCTCTAAACTTCAGGCAGCATTCCATGGTTGCTTCCAAGTTGAAGTTTACTTTAATCTCCACATGAGTCAGCGATCCATCTCACAGTGGCGCAGGATGAAATAGAATGCTCTTGCTAAGGCTAACTCTAGGCACTATAAATACCAATGTGAACTTTAGTACTTGGCATTCATTCAACTCAGCATTACGTTTCACTGCACTCAAAATGGCCATTAGCAAACCTGTAGCTCTTGGGCTTCTTGCCCTCTTAAGCATTGGACTATCCAGTGCTGCAAGTGCAAGGGTAGCAAGATACTCCACTGCTGAAGGGAAAGGGGAGGGACAGGGAGAGGGTGTGGCATATGGGAGTGGTTCTGGCTCAGGATCTGGGGATGGCTTTGGGTCCAGTGATACTAGTAACACCGGGGGCAGGGATGGGATAAGTAAGGCCCATGCTAGAGCTGGAGGTGGGGGCAGTGGTGGTGGAGGTAGTAACCTCGGCGGAGCTGCACATGGTTCTGGATCAGGCTCCGGCACTAGCTCTAGTTCTAGTAGGGGTTCCGGAAGAGAGTGGCTTGCTGGTGGATATGCCAATGCTGGTGGTGCAGGGGGTGGGGGTGGTGCTGCACAAGCTGATGGAAGTTCCGATTCCATGGGTCATGGGTATGGATCTGGATCAGGTGCTGGCTCTGGCACCCGATATGATGATCGTGGTTATTATGGGGGGCACTCGGATGCggttggtggtggtgatggcaatgGCGGAGGCAATGGGCTACTTGGTGGACATGGCAATGGTGAAGGTAACGGACAAGGGTATGGGAATAGTGGCTATGGATCATCATCCCCCTAAAATAAAACCCCAtggtgttggattggatcaaCCTAATCTCACCGCCCATCACACTActcattccttttctttttgcgagGAATCACACTAGTCATTCAACTTATTGTCCCTCGATGTATTTTCTAGTTTTCCTAAATTATAAGGCAACAAGAAATAAATGGCATCAGTATGTGTAATGTGCATGATATGTGTCGACAAGAATGACTGCACACGTGCAGTAGTCACATCTCTACTataatattaaagcaagtaaggATTCTGCCTCCTTTTTTTTCATCCGTCCTGACAAGTGCGTCCCACTTGTCAGAGGGCTCCGTCTCTCTCCCTCCTATCCACCtcctgtcgtacatacatctataggctCACCTGAAGGTTTGGACATATCCGTATATGGGGCTATACACCGAGACATACTGAATatggagactacagtgcaggacggcgtagcCTACATGGATTACAAGCAACTAGTCGAGGGCAAGGAGACTACTCGTAGCAGTCGGAGTAGAACTCTCTGGTCGAATTCGACtaatattcttgtaagataaccgacttgtaaccctgctcctctggtatataaggacgggcagggaccccctccagacaGGTTCAaggttcaatcgaatacaaaaaacaacacacaggacgtagggtattacacaatctagcggtccaaacctgtctaaatcgcgtgcctacgtacaccatcgagtcCTAATTTCGACGACAGCctccaaccaaaactctacctcgggtactcccttagTAGGTTGTCAGGTTTAAACACCAACACCACCTGCGCGCCTCCCTCCCATCCCTTCTTCGGTCCCAAGGCGCAAGAACACGAACAAGCGAGGTGAGCCCAAACCACTCCCCAACTCAACAACCAGTAAGAATCCAATCCTGATCGCCGAGAGCGCGAGCACTCACCGAAACTTTGAACTCCGCGATGAGGCAGGCCTATGATGGGCTGGCTGCGCCCACAccttcgtcgtcgccgtcgtcttcTAAGCCGGTGCCACCACTGTCACGCGGGGCGTTCGAAGGAGGGGTTGGGACCGGATCCCGGGGCGGTTGGGAAGGGGCaggggggacggcggcggctggggcgggGAGGGGAGTGGCTGCGCGGGGCCGGGGACTCCGCGATGAGGTGGGCCCATGATGGGCCGGCCGTGCTCGCGCCTTCACCATCACCGTCACCGTTTTCTTCTGAGCTGGCGCCGCTGCCGTTGCACGGGGCGTTCGGAGGAGGGGTTGGGACCAGATCCCGGGGCGATTGGGGAGGGGGTAGGAGGGATGGTGGCGGCTAGGGTGGGGAAGGCGCCGCGCGGGGAGGGGAGTGGCTGCGGGGGGCTGGGGGAGGCACGGACCAGATCGGGCTGTTGAGCAAAAGGTGTTCAGACTGCCGTCGGGTGAAGGAGAGGCAGGAGCAACTGAGAAAGAAGGGAGTAGagggcggcgctgcggcggtGGAAGCGATCCAAAAGCCAGGGGATAAGGTCAATGGGTATTTTACACAAAAAAACCCTATAGTTGATGTCAAAGGTATTGCTGACATTATATAAACATTTGTTGTGTTGTATagtctatacctaatattaaagtgcggttgtttgTTCCAACTATCGTAGTTGTTTTGGAATAAAGTTCCTCAATTTTTTTGTAATCAACCAGCAGTCCTGGAAGTTAAACAGTCATAGTTCTTGacgatttgcaaaaaaaaatatatctcCCATTTGGTAATCAACTCGTCATCCTAATAGGAGCATGAATTTCTTGCTGCGACCTAGTCAAACGACTCAGCAGTTCTGATCCATCTCCTCTGTTTCCCGAGCTCCCCACCATGCCACACCGGTGGCGCAACACGGAGCTCCAATTTCGCCGTGCACGGGTGCTGTTGTCCACTGCTGCACTCGTGCGCACCGCCCTGATCTAGCGTCAGCCTTCTCGGAAGTGGTCCGCTGCGATCTCACATATAATCCAGGCAGCAGCAAAGCATAAGCTGTTGTCATAGCATTCTACCTAGCACAGACGCAAAGTGCGGCATCACCaccctgctgcctgctgccgACACTAACTGCAGGCCAGCACTGGTGCCTAGTATCCACCTGACATTACTGATGCAGTGGTGCTGCCACAAATGCTTGTTGGTACTATGCAGCTTGGAGtatgttgatgccagattttgacacattttGGATCGTCGTCaagagaggaaaggattggccgatgcggcggattaaaaggttacgattgggaattgaccgattggtgctacagttgggaatcggccgattggcgctatagTGTTTCAAGCGATTGgtagacggagttggtggaggtcggccgattggaaggctggagcgttTGGACCAATATGGGCTTATGGTGGGCCAGAAAAAGAAGATCGAGAAAGATTCGCCCGTGGgtgtatgataaccaactccgatacaagttgtgtttgtaaatattcgttttcgtttaaagttagagatagatcctagtcggttaggaaatcagttgtaacaggctataaatagccatctttggagatttgtaaaacaacacatcaatcaatacaaacaacttactttttcatcgtactttactttcaagttggcgacttcgccaatacgtcttttctttcacgagttcgtatgagttagcagggctgcatcgacacgatttcctgccgattctgtaagttgcATTTATCGAATAATagctaagctttaacttcgggcgcatcactgtcatttcgtttagatttattcacaagttatcgatatttacgaGAATTATAGgatttatctattgttctagttttatcaatagttatccagcttgagatttaaactgtcggctttattactgttattcttatttatcattatacagccgattaaatctatttcaagtgttgctttgcAGTGTTGTTTAGTCTACTCTGGTacttttctttacaatcgctacgtgattatcggttGTTCTATAGCTGGTCATCctcatagcaaatcggccgattcgctgacaCGCTTTTCGAGACaaatcggaactttagccgatcaaaacccttggaatttaatacatctgtttccttgtcaatcaacaggtcagattgactggcacgccgcgcgaactgcaccaggatgattacccgaacaggagttaagcagattctcttgggtcgtgtgtccgacgctgaaggtcaTCGGTCGATttttagcaccaacacacttttggcacgcctagtGGGACCAAcacaacatccaacatgtcaaaagctgccgaaatctccgaagacaacgccATCGAGgttacggaagcagatctcaaggacgaccagaaagaagaattggcaagacacctagaagaatacaggaagacatgcttgcaatctctcagtcgtaccagaagcggggaaacCGTCAAGAAaactcctcttccaactccccaccAGATCACCGtcgctgaggactcgggcaagatatatgatatgattcaacagtctatctaccaggctttcatcgaccaatcttcagtgatgaccaacacggtatacaatgccatcatcagttCCCTGAtcagcggagtagctcaggggtatcaggggCCAGCGTACGCCCCGCCCATTGTAACTCCAGTCAGAAGCTTACCAgacacatctcactcggctcctcagctggTACCAATGCAACATGGAGGATACAGCACTTCAATGACTCCAGGATACAACGGCACGCCATGCTTTTAGTCGCAAGCGCCGCCTCAGCCTACCCAGGTTTCCCCCATGCAATCGCTACCCTCAAACTCAGTACCGTGGGGGGCACCAGCGATGGCGACTGGTTTGGACCAATCAACCGGTTatggaagctctccgatccaagcaccattccaatcggctatccggccgacggtcccacaatatcaaccggcctcgtcagaaatcggcaggggggcagacacTGCGGAAACACTCAGAAGCGCGGCGCCGATGATGCTGTACGATGGGACAACAGATTCGCTATGCCACCAACTGTCAACTGCTCAGCCGGCCATGCTGCCGCAAAATCCACCACACACTTTGATCCACCACCCGGCCTTCCCACCGCTGATCCATCAGCACATGCCAATCCCTCAACTAGtcgttcatcagcagcaagtggattggacaacaaggatagcagaggtgattcaggatcaattcgggttgaagccgaaggtacaaacctaTACGTACAAGATGCCATACCCACCTGCCTATGACttgctgccgtttccccatcggtataaagtccCTGAATTCACCAAGTTCTCCAGGctggatgacacatcaactgtagaacacgtgaacaggtTTATTATCCAGTGCGGAGAAGCAGCCATACAAGATGCTCTGCGTGTACGTttattctcgtcatccctatctggatcagccttccagtggttcactacccTACCGTCCAATTCCATCGTCACATGGGTCGATCTAGAGaagcaattccacaagtacttctacgcaggagtccacgagatgaagctttcagatATGACCAGCCTCCGGCAGAGGAGCGACGAACCAGTAACCAAttacgtgcagaggttcagagaggtcagaaataaatgctacaccctggtcctgactgacgctcagctggccgatatcgccttctAAGGTCTCCTaccacacatcaaagaaaagtacgcctcccaggagTTTGAAAGTTTAAGTCAAATCATCCACCGTTTGGCcggtcaggaagtacgccctttcgatcaacggaggaattttcagaaaaaggtggcatacttagaaggatctgaatcAGAGGAGGAGAtagaaatcggcctggcagaatgggtaaaagggaaaaaaccgatatcatgcccattcggtaAGAAAGAGTcagaagcgttcggttttgacacgtcaaaggccgacaaaatcttcgatttacttctccaagaggggaaGATCTagctctcaccctaccacacTATTCCATCagccgagcagctcaaaaagatgaagtattgcaagtggcacaatgccatgtcccacgacacaaacgagtgcaagatcttccgacagcaaatacaatcggccatcgagcaaggcagactcaagttcGAAGTCCCGACAAAGCTAGCAAAGCCAATGAAAATTGATCATtatcctttccctactaacatggttgatacagcGAGAAACGCagtccaaaccaaggtgctgacatcggAATTGGCTAAGAGAAGCGGCGCCGTGGGCCCCAGAAATCAGGTTATGGTTGAtgatgtcaaagggaaaagaCGGGTCGAAGACGAGGGCGAAGGGTCGGAAAGATCATGC is a genomic window containing:
- the LOC117840193 gene encoding uncharacterized protein, producing MAGMKLAALGFIVLISIGLGEAARVARYSSSEGSGTGRGEGSGSMDGAGSGSGSGTGSGVSGDYGGSAHGSGGGGGKGGGGGLYGGSGHGAGSGSGSGTSLAGSDPFGGSSSAGGSGGGWGSGKGGGYFGSSGYGVGSGSGHGFGESNPFYSGVNTNANAFGTGGAKSYGQNGGSGRGAGSGSGYGDAKP
- the LOC117840092 gene encoding uncharacterized protein, whose protein sequence is MAISKPVALGLLALLSIGLSSAASARVARYSTAEGKGEGQGEGVAYGSGSGSGSGDGFGSSDTSNTGGRDGISKAHARAGGGGSGGGGSNLGGAAHGSGSGSGTSSSSSRGSGREWLAGGYANAGGAGGGGGAAQADGSSDSMGHGYGSGSGAGSGTRYDDRGYYGGHSDAVGGGDGNGGGNGLLGGHGNGEGNGQGYGNSGYGSSSP